In one Aquila chrysaetos chrysaetos chromosome 24, bAquChr1.4, whole genome shotgun sequence genomic region, the following are encoded:
- the UBE2T gene encoding ubiquitin-conjugating enzyme E2 T: MQRASRLKRELSILTTEPPPGITCWQNEDQLDDLRAQILGGADTPYEKGIFNLEIVVPERYPFEPPKIRFLTPIYHPNIDSAGRICLDVLKLPPKGAWRPSLNISTLLTSIQLLMAEPNPDDPLMADISSEYKYNKQLFLLNAKEWTEKYASQQKRASKPLEEKINQSETSTTNDSTTQKRKGSSISKKEKRSRLDS; encoded by the exons ATGCAGAGAGCATCGCGACTGAAGAGGGAGCTCTCCATCTTGACCACAGAGCCACCTCCAGGCATCACCTGCTGGCAAAATGAAGACCAGCTAGATGACCTACGAGCAC aaattttaggAGGTGCAGACACACCATATGAGAAAGGAATATTCAACCTGGAAATAGTTGTTCCTGAAAG GTACCCATTTGAGCCCCCGAAGATTCGCTTTCTGACCCCTATCTATCATCCTAACATTGACTCTGCTGGAAGGATTTGCCTGGATGTTCTTAAATTACCACCAAAG GGAGCGTGGAGACCTTCCTTGAACATCTCCACGCTGCTGACCTCCATACAGCTGCTGATGGCGGAGCCCAACCCTGATGACCCTCTCATGGCAGACATA TCCTCGGAGTACAAGTACAACAAGCAACTGTTCTTGCTCAATGCCAAAGAGTGGACTGAGAAATATGCAAGCCAGCAGAAAAGG GCTTCCAAGcctttggaagagaaaataaaccaaagcgAAACAAGTACCACCAATGACTCGaccacacagaaaagaaaagggagtaGTATCAGCAAGAAGGAGAAGAGATCTCGCCTGGATTCCTAA
- the LOC115335185 gene encoding tetraspanin-18-like isoform X2: MADPVPHQSFMPLLLEGISRGLLNREGDGGDLPTFPALNRRCQCRGRSEAPGSPTGDERCCVPRSGVPMGVLSCMKYLMFIFNVLVFAGGTCLAGVGVWVAVDPAGFQDIVAAKPVLSVGAYLLLAVGIALSLLGFLGCCGALRRSRPLLLVFFILVSLVFITQLIGAVLFLVHWKQIQPELFLSELRSNYHGDEAPEVFSTAWNTLMVTFSCCGVLGPEDFGNGSLFQELHPGTPWPQACCTRDGLLQAGELLGWEQCRERSPGYIHEQGCFSTFGRTLQKYISVPGTCSLAVLGIEIFAMFFAFCLYYNFD, encoded by the exons ATGGCAGATCCTGTTCCCCATCAATCATTCATGCCCCTGCTGCTGGAAGGGATTTCTCGGGGGCTGCTCAACCgggaaggggatgggggggatCTTCCAACCTTCCCGGCATTAAATAGGCGCTGCCAGTGCCGGGGCAGGTCGGAGGCGCCTGGGTCACCCACGGG GGACGAACGCTGCTGTGTCCCCCGCTCCGGCGTCCCCATGGGTGTCTTGAGCTGCATGAAGTACCTGATGTTCATCTTCAACGTGCTGGTGTTT GCTGGGGGGACGTGCCTGGCGGGCGTGGGGGTCTGGGTGGCCGTGGACCCGGCTGGTTTCCAGGACATCGTGGCTGCCAAGCCTGTGCTGAGCGTGGGTGCCTACCTGCTGCTGGCCGTGGGCATCGCCCTCTCGCTGCTGGGCTTCCTGGGGTGCTGCGGGGCCCTGCGCCGGAGCCGGccgctgctgctggtg TTCTTCATCCTCGTGAGCCTCGTCTTCATCACGCAGCTCATTGGGGCTGTTCTCTTCCTGGTGCACTGGAAACAG ATCCAGCCGGAGCTCTTCCTGTCTGAGCTGCGGAGTAACTACCATGGGGACGAGGCTCCTGAGGTCTTCTCTACTGCCTGGAACACGCTCATGGTCACG TTCTCTTGTTGTGGCGTTTTAGGACCTGAAGACTTTGGGAATGGCTCCCTCTTCCAGGAGCTGCACCCAGGGACACCCTGGCCGCAGGCATGCTGCACCCGGGATGGGCTCCTGCAGGCGGGcgagctgctgggctgggagcagtgCCGGGAGAGGAGCCCCGGCTACATCCACGAGCAG GGCTGCTTCTCCACCTTCGGCAGGACCCTGCAGAAGTACATCTCTGTCCCTGGGACTTGCAGCTTGGCCGTGCTGGGCATTGAG ATCTTTGccatgttctttgctttttgcctttattaCAACTTTGACTGA
- the LOC115335185 gene encoding leukocyte surface antigen CD53-like isoform X1, with product MADPVPHQSFMPLLLEGISRGLLNREGDGGDLPTFPALNRRCQCRGRSEAPGSPTGDERCCVPRSGVPMGVLSCMKYLMFIFNVLVFAGGTCLAGVGVWVAVDPAGFQDIVAAKPVLSVGAYLLLAVGIALSLLGFLGCCGALRRSRPLLLVFFILVSLVFITQLIGAVLFLVHWKQIQPELFLSELRSNYHGDEAPEVFSTAWNTLMVTDLKTLGMAPSSRSCTQGHPGRRHAAPGMGSCRRASCWAGSSAGRGAPATSTSRAASPPSAGPCRSTSLSLGLAAWPCWALRSLPCSLLFAFITTLTEQDEVWQRQAKGFGNSSRQGHSISLHVRAQLSSSAL from the exons ATGGCAGATCCTGTTCCCCATCAATCATTCATGCCCCTGCTGCTGGAAGGGATTTCTCGGGGGCTGCTCAACCgggaaggggatgggggggatCTTCCAACCTTCCCGGCATTAAATAGGCGCTGCCAGTGCCGGGGCAGGTCGGAGGCGCCTGGGTCACCCACGGG GGACGAACGCTGCTGTGTCCCCCGCTCCGGCGTCCCCATGGGTGTCTTGAGCTGCATGAAGTACCTGATGTTCATCTTCAACGTGCTGGTGTTT GCTGGGGGGACGTGCCTGGCGGGCGTGGGGGTCTGGGTGGCCGTGGACCCGGCTGGTTTCCAGGACATCGTGGCTGCCAAGCCTGTGCTGAGCGTGGGTGCCTACCTGCTGCTGGCCGTGGGCATCGCCCTCTCGCTGCTGGGCTTCCTGGGGTGCTGCGGGGCCCTGCGCCGGAGCCGGccgctgctgctggtg TTCTTCATCCTCGTGAGCCTCGTCTTCATCACGCAGCTCATTGGGGCTGTTCTCTTCCTGGTGCACTGGAAACAG ATCCAGCCGGAGCTCTTCCTGTCTGAGCTGCGGAGTAACTACCATGGGGACGAGGCTCCTGAGGTCTTCTCTACTGCCTGGAACACGCTCATGGTCACG GACCTGAAGACTTTGGGAATGGCTCCCTCTTCCAGGAGCTGCACCCAGGGACACCCTGGCCGCAGGCATGCTGCACCCGGGATGGGCTCCTGCAGGCGGGcgagctgctgggctgggagcagtgCCGGGAGAGGAGCCCCGGCTACATCCACGAGCAG GGCTGCTTCTCCACCTTCGGCAGGACCCTGCAGAAGTACATCTCTGTCCCTGGGACTTGCAGCTTGGCCGTGCTGGGCATTGAG ATCTTTGccatgttctttgctttttgcctttattaCAACTTTGACTGAGCAGGACGAAGTGTGGCAGAGACAAGCCAAGGGctttggaaacagcagcaggCAAGGACACTCCATTTCCTTGCATGTGAGAGCACAGCTCTCCAGTTCAGCACTCTGA
- the LOC115335185 gene encoding tetraspanin-18-like isoform X3 — MGVLSCMKYLMFIFNVLVFAGGTCLAGVGVWVAVDPAGFQDIVAAKPVLSVGAYLLLAVGIALSLLGFLGCCGALRRSRPLLLVFFILVSLVFITQLIGAVLFLVHWKQIQPELFLSELRSNYHGDEAPEVFSTAWNTLMVTDLKTLGMAPSSRSCTQGHPGRRHAAPGMGSCRRASCWAGSSAGRGAPATSTSRAASPPSAGPCRSTSLSLGLAAWPCWALRSLPCSLLFAFITTLTEQDEVWQRQAKGFGNSSRQGHSISLHVRAQLSSSAL; from the exons ATGGGTGTCTTGAGCTGCATGAAGTACCTGATGTTCATCTTCAACGTGCTGGTGTTT GCTGGGGGGACGTGCCTGGCGGGCGTGGGGGTCTGGGTGGCCGTGGACCCGGCTGGTTTCCAGGACATCGTGGCTGCCAAGCCTGTGCTGAGCGTGGGTGCCTACCTGCTGCTGGCCGTGGGCATCGCCCTCTCGCTGCTGGGCTTCCTGGGGTGCTGCGGGGCCCTGCGCCGGAGCCGGccgctgctgctggtg TTCTTCATCCTCGTGAGCCTCGTCTTCATCACGCAGCTCATTGGGGCTGTTCTCTTCCTGGTGCACTGGAAACAG ATCCAGCCGGAGCTCTTCCTGTCTGAGCTGCGGAGTAACTACCATGGGGACGAGGCTCCTGAGGTCTTCTCTACTGCCTGGAACACGCTCATGGTCACG GACCTGAAGACTTTGGGAATGGCTCCCTCTTCCAGGAGCTGCACCCAGGGACACCCTGGCCGCAGGCATGCTGCACCCGGGATGGGCTCCTGCAGGCGGGcgagctgctgggctgggagcagtgCCGGGAGAGGAGCCCCGGCTACATCCACGAGCAG GGCTGCTTCTCCACCTTCGGCAGGACCCTGCAGAAGTACATCTCTGTCCCTGGGACTTGCAGCTTGGCCGTGCTGGGCATTGAG ATCTTTGccatgttctttgctttttgcctttattaCAACTTTGACTGAGCAGGACGAAGTGTGGCAGAGACAAGCCAAGGGctttggaaacagcagcaggCAAGGACACTCCATTTCCTTGCATGTGAGAGCACAGCTCTCCAGTTCAGCACTCTGA